In one window of Arachis ipaensis cultivar K30076 chromosome B06, Araip1.1, whole genome shotgun sequence DNA:
- the LOC107646384 gene encoding uncharacterized protein LOC107646384, whose amino-acid sequence MDSLHHVGRSVAAIFVAPATVAAAFCAAGAPSFFLLVIGDSDFTIEVHYERNFVDNRHGLEYLGGMVVDDLYFDVDEWSLQDIVRELKKLGYKGYARLWYKELEMNLNSGIGEMKSDANVMRIARLLVSGSVKHCEVYVVDGVKEGKWIEITSNDVDYMPEEGEDSGNGLLKVEVDAELEPSTKEEAFDDSADDGDHEDHFGFEVEDNDPQSNAFGAFNGPLNKEVLATGVAQGDRGLGEVDEKIGDIYDGYETEEIDSYKGDSDDMIKKKRFLRYNEAEMSREYEFRVGLEFKSLNHFKDVIKEHALLNSRDIRLASSNWISKKIANNISRGEEMKLATVIQTIQDKYMANISVGKAYWARRKVRKEVHRRAILQYAKLCDYCAEILRANPGSSLKIIIDGPSLTHQLRFLRMYICLDAVKQGFLAGCRPIIGVDGCHLKGHHGQQLLVAVGRDPKDNYF is encoded by the exons ATGGACTCCTTGCATCATGTTGGTCGCTCTGTTGCCGCCATTTTCGTCGCTCCTGCCACTGTTGCCGCTGCTTTTTGTGCTGCCGGAGCTCCCTCCTTCTTCCTTCTAG TTATAGGAGATTCAGACTTCACCATTGAGGTCCATTACGAGAGAAATTTTGTTGATAACAGACATGGGTTAGAGTATTTAGGTGGAATGGTTGTAGATGATTTATATTTTGATGTTGATGAATGGTCTTTGCAAGACATTGTGAGAGAGCTAAAGAAACTAGGGTATAAGGGGTATGCCAGGTTATGGTATAAGGAACTTGAGATGAATTTGAACTCAGGTATTGGAGAAATGAAGTCTGATGCGAATGTGATGAGAATAGCTAGGTTGTTGGTGTCTGGTTCTGTGAAGCATTGTGAGGTGTATGTTGTTGATGGAGTCAAAGAAGGTAAATGGATTGAAATCACTTCTAATGATGTTGATTATATGCCAGAGGAAGGTGAGGACAGTGGCAACGGGTTGTTAAAAGTTGAAGTGGACGCTGAGTTAGAGCCTTCTACCAAGGAAGAGGCATTTGATGATAGTGCTGATGATGGTGATCACGAGGATCACtttgggtttgaggtggaggaTAATGATCCACAATCAAATGCCTTCGGGGCATTCAATGGGCCATTGAATAAAGAGGTTCTTGCAACTGGGGTTGCTCAAGGTGATAGAGGTTTAGGGGAGGTTGATGAGAAAATTGGGGATATTTATGATGGATATGAAACTGAAGAGATAGATAGTTATAAGGGAGATTCTGATGACATGATAAAGAAGAAGAGGTTTCTAAGATACAACGAGGCAGAGATGAGTAGAGAGTATGAATTTCGGGTGGGGTTGGAATTCAAATCACTAAATCATTTTAAAGATGTTATTAAGGAACATGCCTTATTGAATAGTAGGGACATCAG GCTTGCGTCAAGCAATTGGATATCAAAGAAGATTGCCAACAACATTAGCCGAGGGGAGGAAATGAAGCTTGCAACAGTTATCCAGACCATTCAAGACAAATATATGGCAAACATCAGTGTTGGCAAGGCTTATTGGGCAAGAAGAAAGGTAAGAAAAGAGGTGCATAGGAGGGCAATCTTGCAATATGCCAAGCTCTGTGATTACTGTGCAGAGATACTTAGGGCAAACCCAGGGTCTAGCTTGAAAATAATCATTGATGGACCTTCTCTTACACACCAGCTAAGATTTCTAAGAATGTATATATGCCTTGATGCAGTGAAGCAAGGCTTCTTGGCAGGTTGTAGACCTATTATTGGAGTGGATGGTTGTCACTTGAAGGGTCACCATGGACAACAGCTGCTGGTTGCTGTAGGAAGAGATCCAAAAGACAACTATTTTTGA
- the LOC107645711 gene encoding endoribonuclease Dicer homolog 2 — translation MEHSGNNEPQPRYVPSELVNCSSNADCTVTYHCYLIELKQDYECNVSVQDIVLAMRTQLDSEIIANTQLFELSAQRGNISVNFRQVETIDLSPHEVQTCRRFQTTLLRILLHADVNPRDEFCFGDNPEIDYLLLPATAANQRLSNSVVDWNTISCVPFSYESTCDCKDHHADVMTINGLVCYCKLRNCVVTTPHNNEIYIIHGITDLNGNSPLKNGGKKAITYKDHFKNKHIELRFEHQPLLAGTSVFKVGNYLQKNRQKRMKEPSMGSYELPPELCNIIMSPISIRTIYSFTFVPSIMHRLESLLIAFNLKKMLSDHCTQNDIPIIKVLQAITTKECQEVFDYDSLETLGDSFLKYAATQQLFKTKQNLREGPLTEERKNMISNAQLFKLGCSSRLQGFIRKETLNPKQWIIPGDKSEDLSLKEVCASSRTRVYACGRKTNMENKVVADVVEALIGAFLSSSTVSRGEEDAMAFMNWIGIEVDTNIIPYQSHISIPLENLDKLLESESLLNYTFKDPYLLVEALTHGSYKRPGVPSSYQRLEFLGDAVLDYCITQHFYTEYPDASSEFLTVMRTISVNNECYAISAIKVKLHEHILHNSQELDKQIADTVNVVEKLNLKSTFGWELETSFPHVVADVMESVAGAIYVDSGYSKEAVFRSIRPLLEPLVTPETARLHPIGQLHELCQKENYKRTKTLVSRSNGEASVKVEVKANNGITNKFTAKAANEKTAEKLASKEVLQKLLKVLNKL, via the exons ATGGAACATTCTG GTAATAATGAACCACAACCCAGATATGTGCCATCCGAACTGGTCAATTGTTCATCAAATGCAGATTGCACTGTAACATACCATTGCTACTTGATTGAGTTGAAGCAGGATTATGAGTGTAACGTATCGGTTCAGGACATTGTTCTTGCAATGAGGACTCAACTTGACTCGGAAATAATAGCAAACACACAATTATTTGAGTTATCTGCCCAAAGAGGGAACATCTCAGTCAATTTCAGACAAGTAGAAACCATTGATCTTAGCCCACATGAG GTTCAAACTTGTAGAAGATTTCAGACCACCCTCTTAAGGATCCTTTTGCATGCTGATGTGAATCCAAGAGATGAGTTCTGTTTTGGAGATAATCCTGAAATTGATTATCTTCTGCTCCCAGCCACAGCTGCAAACCAGAGACTTTCAAATTCAGTTGTTGATTGGAACACTATCTCTTGTGTTCCTTTTTCATATGAAAGTACTTGTGACTGTAAGGATCATCATGCTGATGTTATGACCATAAATGGACTAGTTTGCTATTGTAAACTTAGGAATTGTGTGGTCACTACCCCTCATAATAATGAAATTTACATTATTCATGGTATAACGGACTTGAATGGAAACTCACCTCTAAAGAATGGAGGTAAGAAAGCAATTACATACAAGGATCACTTCAAAAACAA ACATATTGAACTACGATTTGAACATCAACCCCTACTTGCAGGAACGAGTGTTTTTAAAGTGGGAAATTACCTGCAGAAGAACAGACAAAAAAGGATGAAAG AACCAAGCATGGGATCTTATGAGCTGCCACCAGAACTTTGTAATATAATCATGTCACCAATATCAATCAGAACCATATACTCATTCACATTTGTTCCATCAATCATGCATCGGCTCGAGTCCTTGCTCATTGCTTTCAACTTAAAGAAGATGCTTTCGGATCATTGTACGCAAAATGATATCCCAATCATTAAG GTATTGCAAGCAATTACTACAAAGGAATGTCAAGAGGTTTTTGACTATGATTCCTTGGAGACACTTGGAGATTCTTTTCTCAAGTATGCTGCTACCCAACAACTTTTTAAAACCAAACAAAATCTTCGTGAGGGTCCTCTTACTGAAGAGAGGAAGAACATGATTTCGAATGCTCAATTGTTTAAGTTAGGGTGCAGCAGCAGGCTTCAG GGCTTCATACGAAAAGAAACTTTGAATCCGAAACAATGGATTATACCGGGTGATAAGTCAGAAGATCTCTCACTTAAAGAAGTGTGTGCTTCTAGCAGAACCAGAGTGTATGCTTGTGGAAGAAAAACAAACATGGAGAACAAGGTTGTTGCTGATGTTGTTGAGGCACTAATTGGTGCCTTCCTTAGCAGTAGCACAGTATCAAGAGGTGAAGAAGATGCTATGGCATTTAtgaattggattggaattgaggTTGATACCAACATTATACCATATCAAAGCCACATTAGCATCCCCCTGGAGAATCTTGATAAGCTTTTAGAATCCGAATCCTTATTGAACTATACATTCAAAGACCCTTATCTTTTAGTAGAAGCTCTGACCCATGGTTCTTACAAGCGCCCGGGTGTTCCATCATCTTATCAG CGGCTAGAATTTCTTGGCGATGCGGTGTTGGACTATTGCATCACGCAGCATTTTTACACGGAGTATCCTGATGCATCGTCTGAATTTTTGACAGTCATGAGGACTATTTCTGTGAATAATGAGTGTTATGCAATTTCAGCCATTAAAGTTAAGTTGCATGAACACATACTCCACAACTCACAGGAACTAGACAAGCAAATTGCAGACACAGTGAATGTTGTTGAGAAGTTAAATTTAAAATCAACTTTTGGATGGGAATTGGAGACATCTTTCCCTCAT GTAGTTGCAGATGTTATGGAATCTGTAGCAGGAGCCATTTATGTTGATTCAGGATACAGTAAAGAGGCTGTGTTCAGAAGCATAAGGCCTCTTTTGGAACCCCTGGTTACACCTGAAACGGCACGGCTTCATCCGATTGGGCAATTGCATGAACTATGCCAAAAAGAAAACTATAAAAGGACAAAAACCCTGGTGTCCCGCAGCAATGGTGAAGCTTCAGTCAAAGTTGAAGTGAAGGCTAATAATGGGATCACTAACAAATTTACTGCTAAAGCTGCAAATGAGAAGACAGCTGAAAAGTTAGCCTCCAAGGAAGTCTTACAGAAACTCCTGAAGGTTCTGAACAAATTATGA
- the LOC107645710 gene encoding rhodanese-like domain-containing protein 4, chloroplastic isoform X2, protein MEALNAVGLTPLSVLSDTRKQPRKFSSLATISACKVSNFSTSNNTQPTLQQCLSKGLILAASVFNTGLAARALTYEEALQQSVNVPSSSGDFDINGVIDSVISFGTENPAVIAGGVAILAVPLVLSQVLKKPKPWGVESAKNAYAKLGADDNAQLLDIRAPSEFRIEGTPDVGGLRKKQVSIAYNGDDKPRFLQKLSLKFKDPENSTLFILDKFDGNAELVAELVTANGFKAAYAIKDGAEGPRGWKNSGLPWTPPKKGLSLDFGNLAEAIGESSDGLAVTLGIAAATGLGVLAFTEIETILQLLGSAAIIQFASRKLLYAEDRKRTLQQIDEFLNTKIAPKELGDEIKALLPTSTNNKVLPAPTEQTSEPTTSDTTVQKAEATPDTISESKVDAVAAPAPEINSAEVKAQSVPGTPTPLSPYTSYPDLKPPTSPTPSQPNLQKAEATPPDTISESKVEAVATPAPEINSAEVKAQAPPATPRPLSPYPSYPDFKPPTSPSPSQP, encoded by the exons ATGGAGGCCCTCAATGCTGTTGGCTTGACCCCTTTATCTGTGCTTTCTGACACAAGAAAACAACCCAGAAAATTCTCTTCACTTGCTACAATTTCCGCGTGCAAAGTCTCAAACTTTTCCACTTCTAACAACACCCAACCTACTTTGCAACAGTGTTTATCCAAGGGTCTGATTCTTGCAGCTTCTGTTTTCAACACTGGACTTGCCGCTAGAGCTTTAACATATGAAGAGGCTTTGCAGCAATCAGTGAATGTTCCTTCTAGTTCTGGGGATTTTGATATCAACGGAGTTATAGATAGTGTTATCAGTTTTGGAACAGAGAATCCTGCTGTTATAGCTGGAGGAGTAGCTATTTTGGCTGTCCCTCTGGTCTTGTCACAGGTTCTGAAGAAGCCTAAGCCATGGGGAGTTGAATCTGCAAAGAATGCGTATGCAAAACTTGGTGCTGATGACAATGCTCAGTTGCTTGATATAAGAGCACCTTCAGAATTTAGGATTGAGGGTACACCGGATGTTGGaggtttgaggaagaaacaagtttCAATTGCTTACAATGGTGATGATAAGCCAAGATTCCTGCAGAAACTTTCTTTGAAGTTCAAGGATCCAGAGAATTCTACTCTGTTCATTCTGGACAA GTTTGATGGGAACGCCGAACTCGTTGCTGAGTTGGTCACTGCTAATGGATTTAAAGCTGCTTATGCAATCAAGGATGGTGCAGAAGGACCACGGGGATGGAAG AATAGTGGGCTTCCTTGGACACCACCAAAGAAAGGCTTGAGTTTGGATTTTGGCAATTTGGCAGAGGCTATTGGA GAGAGCTCTGATGGTTTGGCTGTTACTCTTGGGATTGCTGCAGCTACCGGACTCGGTGTATTAGCTTTTACCGAG ATAGAAACAATTCTCCAACTTTTAGGATCAGCTGCAATTATTCAGTTTGCTAGCAGGAAGCTTCTATATGCTGAG GATCGAAAGCGAACACTACAACAGATCGATGAGTTCTTGAACACCAAGATTGCCCCTAAGGAGCTTGGTGATGAAATAAAG GCTCTTCTACCGACTTCCACCAACAATAAGGTTCTTCCTGCACCAACGGAACAAACCTCCGAGCCTACTACATCAGATACGACTGTACAGAAAGCAGAAGCTACTCCTGACACTATATCTGAGTCCAAAGTAGATGCAGTAGCAGCCCCTGCTCCGGAAATAAATTCGGCCGAAGTTAAGGCACAATCAGTTCCAGGGACTCCAACACCCCTTTCACCATACACCAGT TATCCTGATTTGAAGCCTCCAACATCTCCCACCCCTTCACAGCCCAATTTACAGAAAGCAGAAGCTACTCCTCCGGACACTATATCCGAGTCCAAAGTAGAAGCAGTAGCAACACCTGCTCCTGAAATAAATTCGGCCGAAGTTAAGGCACAAGCACCTCCAGCAACACCAAGACCCCTTTCACCATACCCAAGC TATCCTGATTTCAAGCCTCCAACATCTCCTAGCCCTTCACAGCCCTAG
- the LOC107645710 gene encoding rhodanese-like domain-containing protein 4, chloroplastic isoform X1 — translation MEALNAVGLTPLSVLSDTRKQPRKFSSLATISACKVSNFSTSNNTQPTLQQCLSKGLILAASVFNTGLAARALTYEEALQQSVNVPSSSGDFDINGVIDSVISFGTENPAVIAGGVAILAVPLVLSQVLKKPKPWGVESAKNAYAKLGADDNAQLLDIRAPSEFRIEGTPDVGGLRKKQVSIAYNGDDKPRFLQKLSLKFKDPENSTLFILDKFDGNAELVAELVTANGFKAAYAIKDGAEGPRGWKNSGLPWTPPKKGLSLDFGNLAEAIGESSDGLAVTLGIAAATGLGVLAFTEIETILQLLGSAAIIQFASRKLLYAEDRKRTLQQIDEFLNTKIAPKELGDEIKQIGKALLPTSTNNKVLPAPTEQTSEPTTSDTTVQKAEATPDTISESKVDAVAAPAPEINSAEVKAQSVPGTPTPLSPYTSYPDLKPPTSPTPSQPNLQKAEATPPDTISESKVEAVATPAPEINSAEVKAQAPPATPRPLSPYPSYPDFKPPTSPSPSQP, via the exons ATGGAGGCCCTCAATGCTGTTGGCTTGACCCCTTTATCTGTGCTTTCTGACACAAGAAAACAACCCAGAAAATTCTCTTCACTTGCTACAATTTCCGCGTGCAAAGTCTCAAACTTTTCCACTTCTAACAACACCCAACCTACTTTGCAACAGTGTTTATCCAAGGGTCTGATTCTTGCAGCTTCTGTTTTCAACACTGGACTTGCCGCTAGAGCTTTAACATATGAAGAGGCTTTGCAGCAATCAGTGAATGTTCCTTCTAGTTCTGGGGATTTTGATATCAACGGAGTTATAGATAGTGTTATCAGTTTTGGAACAGAGAATCCTGCTGTTATAGCTGGAGGAGTAGCTATTTTGGCTGTCCCTCTGGTCTTGTCACAGGTTCTGAAGAAGCCTAAGCCATGGGGAGTTGAATCTGCAAAGAATGCGTATGCAAAACTTGGTGCTGATGACAATGCTCAGTTGCTTGATATAAGAGCACCTTCAGAATTTAGGATTGAGGGTACACCGGATGTTGGaggtttgaggaagaaacaagtttCAATTGCTTACAATGGTGATGATAAGCCAAGATTCCTGCAGAAACTTTCTTTGAAGTTCAAGGATCCAGAGAATTCTACTCTGTTCATTCTGGACAA GTTTGATGGGAACGCCGAACTCGTTGCTGAGTTGGTCACTGCTAATGGATTTAAAGCTGCTTATGCAATCAAGGATGGTGCAGAAGGACCACGGGGATGGAAG AATAGTGGGCTTCCTTGGACACCACCAAAGAAAGGCTTGAGTTTGGATTTTGGCAATTTGGCAGAGGCTATTGGA GAGAGCTCTGATGGTTTGGCTGTTACTCTTGGGATTGCTGCAGCTACCGGACTCGGTGTATTAGCTTTTACCGAG ATAGAAACAATTCTCCAACTTTTAGGATCAGCTGCAATTATTCAGTTTGCTAGCAGGAAGCTTCTATATGCTGAG GATCGAAAGCGAACACTACAACAGATCGATGAGTTCTTGAACACCAAGATTGCCCCTAAGGAGCTTGGTGATGAAATAAAG CAAATTGGAAAGGCTCTTCTACCGACTTCCACCAACAATAAGGTTCTTCCTGCACCAACGGAACAAACCTCCGAGCCTACTACATCAGATACGACTGTACAGAAAGCAGAAGCTACTCCTGACACTATATCTGAGTCCAAAGTAGATGCAGTAGCAGCCCCTGCTCCGGAAATAAATTCGGCCGAAGTTAAGGCACAATCAGTTCCAGGGACTCCAACACCCCTTTCACCATACACCAGT TATCCTGATTTGAAGCCTCCAACATCTCCCACCCCTTCACAGCCCAATTTACAGAAAGCAGAAGCTACTCCTCCGGACACTATATCCGAGTCCAAAGTAGAAGCAGTAGCAACACCTGCTCCTGAAATAAATTCGGCCGAAGTTAAGGCACAAGCACCTCCAGCAACACCAAGACCCCTTTCACCATACCCAAGC TATCCTGATTTCAAGCCTCCAACATCTCCTAGCCCTTCACAGCCCTAG